GTCCGACATGCCCGACTATTTCCCATGGTGGCAAGAGCGCGACTATAAGTGAGCGAACGGCGTCCCACGACGTCCACTTCCGACGGCGTCGTCCTGCTGCACGGCATCAGCAGGACGGCGCGCTCGTTTCGCAGGATGGAGCTGGCGCTCGGCGATGCCGGCTTTGCCACCCTCAACCTCGACTATGACAGCCGGCGCAAGGCGCTCGATGCGCTGGCCGAGGATATTCATCCGGCGATCGATCGTTTCGCCGAAGGGCTCGACGGCTCGGTGCATTTCGTCTGTCATTCGATGGGCGGCCTGCTGGCCCGCGCGTACCTCGCACGACACCGCCCCGCGCAACTCGGTCGCGTCGTGATGCTGGGCACGCCGAACGGCGGTAGCGAGATCGCCGACCGCCTGAAGAACCTCGCCGCGTATCGTGCGTTC
The window above is part of the Bradyrhizobium sp. PSBB068 genome. Proteins encoded here:
- a CDS encoding alpha/beta fold hydrolase — translated: MSERRPTTSTSDGVVLLHGISRTARSFRRMELALGDAGFATLNLDYDSRRKALDALAEDIHPAIDRFAEGLDGSVHFVCHSMGGLLARAYLARHRPAQLGRVVMLGTPNGGSEIADRLKNLAAYRAFFGSAGQQLVTRRDAATSALLPAIDYEAGIIAGNRSVYPITSMALPRPHDGRVSVANTRLDGMADHIVIRTSHPWLVRNREAIAQTIAFLREGRFNTP